A window of the Salvelinus sp. IW2-2015 linkage group LG3, ASM291031v2, whole genome shotgun sequence genome harbors these coding sequences:
- the LOC111949380 gene encoding RAD51-associated protein 1 codes for MATFMIRSVKHLSNNIILTIAKEKKTDMERPSRKTKLVNYSDFQDLDDDDDFASVKAPPSKKAKESVKEPAQEKSKKSSSKTSSQETGSQPIGHKBRKPLDEKLYDRDLEAALTLSLLKTTEINEEHCSYIPERYVKNQPQRDGENLDPSLRLSNCSVDMNHLGLDQITNDRGSPCAPSRQRKAASKATEQERSMLKDGDEDYNPKGTPDSESDADFSDPAESGDDDEFTVKKPEKNKKKTKVKTAKKEQPKAKPQAASKEEKQPSKPPKTKPHLTGTRSLKTPTLGTSPTAKPASVPKRSPAASPVSRPAVSGRPAVSGSPAGGRIPKWNPPGHVGRSPGSSQSAPVKSPGQGLRLGLSRMVRXKSLHPSVASH; via the exons ATGGCTACTTTTATGATACGATCAGTAAAACATTTGAGCAATAATATAATTTTGACCATCGCTAAAGAAAAGAAAACTGATATGGAGCGACCATCGAG GAAGACAAAGCTTGTAAATTACTCAGATTTCCAGGACTTGGATGATG ATGATGATTTTGCCTCTGTGAAAGCACCACCCAGCAAAAAAGCCAAGGAGAGTGTGAAAGAACCAGCACAGGAGAAAAGCAAGAAATCTTCAAGCAAGACCTCCAGTCAAGAGACTGGCTCACAGCCCATAGGCCACAAGRACAG GAAACCATTGGATGAGAAGCTGTATGATAGAGATTTGGAAGCAGCTCTTACTCTGTCRTTGCTTAAAACCACCGAGATAAATGAGGAACACTGTTCTTATATTCCAG AAAGATATGTCAAGAATCAACCGCAAAGAGATGGTGAAAATCTGGATCCATCATTACGCCTTTCCAACTGCAGTGTGGACATGAACCATTTGG GCCTTGACCAGATTACGAATGATCGGGGATCCCCTTGCGCCCCCTCCAGACAGAGGAAGGCAGCCTCCAAGGCTACAGAGCAGGAAAGGAGCATGCTGAAGGATGGCGATGAGGACTACAATCCCAAAGGGACACCAG ATTCAGAGAGTGATGCTGATTTCAGTGATCCAGCTGaaagtggtgatgatgatgagttCACAGTAAAGAAaccagagaaaaacaaaaaaaaaacaaaagtgaagACAGCCAAGAAGGAGCAACCAAAAGCTAAACCTCAGGCGGCCTCAAAGGAAGAAAAGCAGCCttcaaaaccaccaaaaaccaaACCACATTTGACAG GGACTCGCAGTCTAAAAACTCCCACCTTAGGTACAAGTCCAACTGCCAAGCCTGCTTCCGTGCCCAAGAGGTCCCCTGCCGCTTCTCCTGTCTCCAGACCTGCAGTCTCAGGCAGACCTGCAGTCTCTGGCAGTCCAGCAGGGGGCAGAATACCCAAGTGGAATCCTCCAG GTCACGTTGGAAGAAGTCCCGGCTCATCACAGAGTGCCCCAGTGAAGTCTCCAGGGCAGGGTCTAAGACTTGGACTATCTCGCATGGTGCGGRTCAAATCCCTACACCCCAGTGTTGCTAGTCACTGA